A stretch of Castanea sativa cultivar Marrone di Chiusa Pesio chromosome 2, ASM4071231v1 DNA encodes these proteins:
- the LOC142624447 gene encoding uncharacterized protein LOC142624447 isoform X2 has protein sequence MWHEARRSERKVHDMMDAARKRAQRRAVFLAKRRGDPQQSIQAVGSRSRMYRDDALYQATQDQQGLIPWNGKQDILIDRFDGRALLDFIRDSGSRHFRVQEKSEEEEELEEFVNFERYRDLIKHRRRGFTDEEALQHVNQEMEAKAVAPYISDRSQPQTQPPASKGSYSQVGFSYEGDGKEEAHLSDDDDNDEDDDDEDDEDFNSDDSNDEGMDIIAKEFGVKRYGWLVYMDKKAKEEEKRQKEVIKGDPAIRKLSRKERRKASQIERERERETARNTGTRVLHHDPYRESRRSPTYEAYPRSRRSRSRSRSHSPSYSRRYSRGGHSDDVHRSKPRTPKIEYITEFGSSGDRDQPKLGGFSPPSSPPSQADMLNRPSSGRILEALHVDPASGISLDKEKSAKVLKPSVSTTSAIAKLTKASSSGGPLKQQPGEKKETPQERLKRIMSRQLNKQIKKDTAAEMAKKRELERQRLEKLAETSRLSRYRHRSRSRSHSRSYSPPPRYRRSRSPSRSRSSRRHYSRSRSRSHSLSHSHTRSRSRSYSRSPRVRSRSRYR, from the exons ATGTGGCACGAGGCGAGGAGGTCGGAGAGGAAAGTCCACGACATGATGGACGCGGCTCGAAAGCGAGCACAGAGACGAGCCGTGTTCTTAGCCAAGCGCCGCGGCGATCCTCAGCAATCGATTCAGGCCGTCGGCTCTCGCTCTCGCATGTACCGCGACGACGCTCTCTACCAAGCCACTCAGGACCAGCAAGGCCT GATACCTTGGAATGGGAAACAAGATATATTAATTGATAG ATTTGATGGCCGTGCTCTTCTTGATTTTATTCGTGATTCTGGGTCCCGGCATTTCCGGGTCCAAGAAAAGtcggaagaagaagaagaactagaAGAGTTTGTTAATTTTGAGCGTTATCGGGATTTAATTAAGCATCGGCGTAGAGGAT TTACTGATGAGGAGGCTTTGCAACATGTAAACCAAGAGATGGAAGCGAAGGCTGTTGCTCCATATATATCTGACAG ATCTCAGCCACAGACTCAGCCTCCTGCAAGCAAAGGTTCTTATTCACAGGTAGGCTTCTCTTACGAAGGGGATGGGAAAGAGGAGGCCCATCtttctgatgatgatgataatgatgaggaTGACGACGACGAGGATGATGAGGATTTCAATAGTGATGATAGCAATGATGAAGGGATGGATATTATAGCAAAAGAATTTGGTGTAAAAAGGTATGGTTGGCTCGTTTACATGGATAAAAAGGCtaaggaagaagagaaaaggcAAAAGGAAGTTATCAAAGGTGATCCTGCAATT AGGAAGCTGAGTCGCAAGGAAAGAAGGAAGGCTTCTCAAATAGAAAGGGAGCGAGAAAGAGAAACTGCACGAAATACTGGAACAAGAGTGCTCCATCATGATCCCTACAG GGAATCTAGACGAAGTCCAACTTATGAAGCTTATCCTCGTTCTAGAAG ATCGAGATCGAGATCCCGGTCACACTCCCCATCATATTCAAGGCGTTATTCTCGTGGAGGGCATTCTGATGATGTTCATCGAAGCAAACCAAGGACACCAAAAATAGAATACATTACTGAATTTGGGAGCTCTGGTGACAGGGATCAACCAAAGCTTGGAGGATTTTCTCCACCATCATCTCCACCTTCTCAGGCTGACATGTTAAATCG GCCATCATCTGGTCGCATACTTGAGGCACTGCATGTAGATCCTGCATCTGGTATATCCCTTGACAAGGAAAAGAGCGCAAAAGTGTTGAAACCATCAGTAAG TACAACCTCCGCTATAGCAAAGTTAACTAAGGCAAGTTCTTCTGGGGGGCCCTTAAAACAGCAACcaggagagaagaaggaaactcCTCAAGAACGACTTAAAAGGATCATGAGCAGGCAGCTGAACAAACAAA TTAAAAAAGATACTGCTGCTGAGATGGCTAAAAAGAGAGAACTGGAGCGCCAGAGGCTGGAGAAACTTGCAGAAACAAGCCGGTTAAGTCGATATAGGCATCGCAGCCGCAGCCGCAGCCACAGCCGGAGCTACAGTCCTCCTCCAAG ATACCGACGTAGTAGAAGTCCAAGTAGAAGCAGGAGTTCCCGAAGACATTATTCCCGCTCTCGATCCcgatctcactctctctcacattccCATACCCGTTCCCGTTCCCGCTCGTACTCTCGTTCGCCAAG GGTAAGAAGCCGTTCAAGGTATCGATAG
- the LOC142624447 gene encoding uncharacterized protein LOC142624447 isoform X1, with amino-acid sequence MWHEARRSERKVHDMMDAARKRAQRRAVFLAKRRGDPQQSIQAVGSRSRMYRDDALYQATQDQQGLIPWNGKQDILIDRFDGRALLDFIRDSGSRHFRVQEKSEEEEELEEFVNFERYRDLIKHRRRGFTDEEALQHVNQEMEAKAVAPYISDRSQPQTQPPASKGSYSQVGFSYEGDGKEEAHLSDDDDNDEDDDDEDDEDFNSDDSNDEGMDIIAKEFGVKRYGWLVYMDKKAKEEEKRQKEVIKGDPAIRKLSRKERRKASQIERERERETARNTGTRVLHHDPYRESRRSPTYEAYPRSRRSRSRSRSHSPSYSRRYSRGGHSDDVHRSKPRTPKIEYITEFGSSGDRDQPKLGGFSPPSSPPSQADMLNRPSSGRILEALHVDPASGISLDKEKSAKVLKPSVSTTSAIAKLTKASSSGGPLKQQPGEKKETPQERLKRIMSRQLNKQIKKDTAAEMAKKRELERQRLEKLAETSRLSRYRHRSRSRSHSRSYSPPPRRYRRSRSPSRSRSSRRHYSRSRSRSHSLSHSHTRSRSRSYSRSPRVRSRSRYR; translated from the exons ATGTGGCACGAGGCGAGGAGGTCGGAGAGGAAAGTCCACGACATGATGGACGCGGCTCGAAAGCGAGCACAGAGACGAGCCGTGTTCTTAGCCAAGCGCCGCGGCGATCCTCAGCAATCGATTCAGGCCGTCGGCTCTCGCTCTCGCATGTACCGCGACGACGCTCTCTACCAAGCCACTCAGGACCAGCAAGGCCT GATACCTTGGAATGGGAAACAAGATATATTAATTGATAG ATTTGATGGCCGTGCTCTTCTTGATTTTATTCGTGATTCTGGGTCCCGGCATTTCCGGGTCCAAGAAAAGtcggaagaagaagaagaactagaAGAGTTTGTTAATTTTGAGCGTTATCGGGATTTAATTAAGCATCGGCGTAGAGGAT TTACTGATGAGGAGGCTTTGCAACATGTAAACCAAGAGATGGAAGCGAAGGCTGTTGCTCCATATATATCTGACAG ATCTCAGCCACAGACTCAGCCTCCTGCAAGCAAAGGTTCTTATTCACAGGTAGGCTTCTCTTACGAAGGGGATGGGAAAGAGGAGGCCCATCtttctgatgatgatgataatgatgaggaTGACGACGACGAGGATGATGAGGATTTCAATAGTGATGATAGCAATGATGAAGGGATGGATATTATAGCAAAAGAATTTGGTGTAAAAAGGTATGGTTGGCTCGTTTACATGGATAAAAAGGCtaaggaagaagagaaaaggcAAAAGGAAGTTATCAAAGGTGATCCTGCAATT AGGAAGCTGAGTCGCAAGGAAAGAAGGAAGGCTTCTCAAATAGAAAGGGAGCGAGAAAGAGAAACTGCACGAAATACTGGAACAAGAGTGCTCCATCATGATCCCTACAG GGAATCTAGACGAAGTCCAACTTATGAAGCTTATCCTCGTTCTAGAAG ATCGAGATCGAGATCCCGGTCACACTCCCCATCATATTCAAGGCGTTATTCTCGTGGAGGGCATTCTGATGATGTTCATCGAAGCAAACCAAGGACACCAAAAATAGAATACATTACTGAATTTGGGAGCTCTGGTGACAGGGATCAACCAAAGCTTGGAGGATTTTCTCCACCATCATCTCCACCTTCTCAGGCTGACATGTTAAATCG GCCATCATCTGGTCGCATACTTGAGGCACTGCATGTAGATCCTGCATCTGGTATATCCCTTGACAAGGAAAAGAGCGCAAAAGTGTTGAAACCATCAGTAAG TACAACCTCCGCTATAGCAAAGTTAACTAAGGCAAGTTCTTCTGGGGGGCCCTTAAAACAGCAACcaggagagaagaaggaaactcCTCAAGAACGACTTAAAAGGATCATGAGCAGGCAGCTGAACAAACAAA TTAAAAAAGATACTGCTGCTGAGATGGCTAAAAAGAGAGAACTGGAGCGCCAGAGGCTGGAGAAACTTGCAGAAACAAGCCGGTTAAGTCGATATAGGCATCGCAGCCGCAGCCGCAGCCACAGCCGGAGCTACAGTCCTCCTCCAAG AAGATACCGACGTAGTAGAAGTCCAAGTAGAAGCAGGAGTTCCCGAAGACATTATTCCCGCTCTCGATCCcgatctcactctctctcacattccCATACCCGTTCCCGTTCCCGCTCGTACTCTCGTTCGCCAAG GGTAAGAAGCCGTTCAAGGTATCGATAG
- the LOC142623563 gene encoding uncharacterized protein LOC142623563 has translation MSDSHPLPYSPPPPPPQLSSSPQQSPSSSSSTTKPMMISPLYKQHSWSPDAYRDEAWLRRKGNHRSKNRNRSKSVTDEDVDELKGCIELGFGFELIDSPDHVVDQRLSDTLPALGLYYAVNKHYNDTVSNSKSTLTPCSSTASDSDTPSSPLGSPHHTLLGPGDNPQTVKTRLRRWAQVVACSVRQSSS, from the exons ATGTCTGACTCTCACCCACTTCCTtattcaccaccaccaccacctcctcaATTATCGTCGTCACCACAAcaatcaccatcatcatcatcatcaacaacaaagCCAATGATGATATCGCCGCTATACAAGCAGCACTCGTGGTCTCCAGACGCGTACCGCGACGAGGCGTGGCTGAGGCGCAAGGGGAACCACAGGAGCAAGAACAGGAACAGGAGCAAGAGCGTGACGGACGAGGACGTCGACGAGCTCAAGGGCTGTATCGAGTTGGGTTTCGGGTTCGAGCTGATCGACTCGCCTGATCATGTCGTGGATCAACGTTTGTCTGATACCTTGCCAGCCTTGGGTCTCTACTACGCTGTCAACAAGCACTACAACGACACCGTTTCCAACTCCAAGTCAACCCTCACGCCGTGTTCGTCAACGGCGTCGGACTCCGACACTCCCAGCTCTCCTCTCGGTAGTCCTCACCACACCCTATTAGGACCcg GAGATAATCCTCAGACGGTGAAGACAAGGTTAAGGCGGTGGGCTCAGGTGGTTGCTTGCTCGGTGAGGCAAAGTTCTAGCTGA